In the Setaria italica strain Yugu1 chromosome VI, Setaria_italica_v2.0, whole genome shotgun sequence genome, one interval contains:
- the LOC101782061 gene encoding signal peptide peptidase-like 1, whose protein sequence is MESLWKLAYLLEPASLALIATAISVAYASASRALDYGKEMERNLDFSEASITLDRSQALMIPLASSCSLLLMFYLFSSVSHLMTAFTTVASAMALFFCLSPYITYLKTQFNLMDPFVSRCCSKSFTRLQGLLMLFCITTVLAWLVSGHWLLNNVLGISICIAFVSHVRLPNIKICALLLVCLFVYDIFWVFFSERFFGANVMVSVATQKASNPVHTVANKLSLPGLQLITKKLELPVKLVFPRNLLGGIVPGSSPGDYMMLGLGDMAIPGMLLALVLFFDNRKHKDVNVPSDVSSSKRRNYVWYALTGYGVGLVAALAAGILSQSPQPALLYLVPSTLGPVMYLSWLRNELWELWEGSGPILNEKARLLEV, encoded by the exons ATGGAATCCTTGTGGAAGCTGGCCTACTTGCTTGAGCCTGCATCACTTGCTCTCATTGCCACAGCCATTTCTGTGGCGTATGCATCGGCGTCGCGTGCTCTGGACTATGGCAAGGAGATGGAGAGGAACTTGGATTTTTCAGAGGCTTCCATTACATTGGATCGGTCGCAGGCTCTAATGATTCCCCTTGCAAGCTCATGCAGTCTGCTGCTGATGTTCTACCTGTTCTCATCTGTCTCGCATCTCATGACCGCTTTTACCACTGTGGCCTCAGCGATGGCACTGTTCTTTTGCCTGTCTCCGTACATCACCTACCTCAAGACGCAATTCAATCTGATGGATCCGTTCGTGTCCAGGTGTTGTTCAAAGTCGTTTACCCGGTTGCAAGGTTTGCTGATGCTCTTTTGCATAACCACAGTGTTAGCCTGGCTGGTTTCAGGGCATTGGTTGTTAAATAATGTCCTGGGGATTTCCATATGTATAGCATTTGTCAGCCATGTGAGGCTTCCCAACATAAAGATTTGTGCGTTGCTCCTGGTCTGCTTGTTTGTGTATGATATTTTTTGGGTGTTCTTCTCAGAGAGGTTTTTTGGAGCAAATGTTATGGTCTCAGTTGCCACTCAGAAGGCATCTAATCCTGTTCATACAGTAGCAAACAAGCTTAGTCTGCCTGGGTTGCAGTTAATTACAAAGAAGCTGGAGCTTCCAGTCAAGCTAGTTTTCCCGAGGAATTTGTTGGGTGGGATTGTTCCAGGAAGCAGTCCTGGTGATTACATGATGCTTGGCCTTGGAGACATG GCCATTCCAGGGATGCTTCTAGCCCTTGTACTCTTCTTCGACAACCGGAAGCACAAAGATGTGAACGTTCCATCAGATGTGTCTTCTTCAAAGCGGCGAAACTATGTGTGGTATGCCCTAACAGGGTATGGTGTAGGCCTGGTAGCTGCATTAGCTGCTGGGATCTTGTCTCAGTCTCCCCAGCCTGCCTTACTCTACCTG GTGCCATCGACGCTGGGGCCTGTCATGTACTTGTCATGGTTACGGAACGAGCTGTGGGAGCTGTGGGAAGGGTCCGGGCCGATTCTAAACGAGAAAGCTCGTTTGTTGGAGGTATGA